From a single Aphelocoma coerulescens isolate FSJ_1873_10779 chromosome 31, UR_Acoe_1.0, whole genome shotgun sequence genomic region:
- the MON1B gene encoding vacuolar fusion protein MON1 homolog B, with amino-acid sequence MDPVRTEDTAAPSGHRHSGQDEEEEVAAVAAMPSPTCHPAAGEEDKEMAAVVAATVSLGCHPGEKEEEEVAVAMTSPGGPCGRDEDVVAAVTAEAAIMMSQGCHPGEDEEVTTAVTSLECLPIGDEEEEEEEEVMAAVTATVTSPGAQPGEEEEMAVAVTSPACPPVGDEEEVTTAVTSPACHPGEEEEEVTAAVTSPACHPGEEEEEVTAAVTSPACHPGEEEEEVTAAVTSPACHPGEEEEEVTAAVTSPACHPGEEEEEVTAAVTAVAATSAPGGRRGADEDVAAAGWRARRKHVFVLSEAGKPIYSRHGNEEALAATMGVMMALVSFIQSGGNAIRAICSEDRTLVFEQRGPLLLVSVSRTRQSAAQLRRELAFVHEQILSLLTRGGIARVFARRRGFDLRRLLAGAEAVLDRLLCGAAADGRLLLGAARCLPLPGGLRRAVSGALRRSAAAARPAPALAVLAARGRLVTAARQRALAEGGRLCASDLHLLLNLLGGGAGAGEVWTPVCLPRFNPDGYFYAYAARLGEEEEEEEEGGVTLILLSTEREGFYAAAACRRQLEDTLRAQGWLAELAAAVRGGAGYGPSRPGAPELRHFLYKPLEGPEEMQQLPQFTSPELEEPYTSEEEQHRLFDLYHYLHSRVHSPHRPLRLLYHVAEKETLLAWVTSKFELYSCFSPLVTKAGAIAVLTKLLRWLKKEEDWLFIRYPAPFTAAPTRPEGPEPEG; translated from the exons ATGGACCCGGTGAGGACAGAGGACACGGCGGCCCCGAGTGGTCACCGCCACAGCGGGCaggacgaggaggaagaggtggcagcagtggcagccaTGCCGTCACCCACGTGTCACCCTGCCGCGGGTGAGGAGGACAAGGAGATGGCAGCAGTGGTGGCAGCCACAGTGTCCCTGGGGTGCCACCCCggtgagaaggaggaggaggaggtggcagtgGCCATGACATCCCCAGGTGGGCCGTGCGGCAGGGACGAGGATGTGGtggcagcagtgacagcagaaGCAGCCATAATGATGTCCCAGGGGTGTCATCCCGGTGAGGACGAGGAGGTGACCACAGCGGTGACATCCCTGGAGTGTCTCCCCAttggggatgaggaggaggaggaggaggaggaggtgatggcagcagtgacagcaaCAGTGACATCCCCGGGCGCTCAAcctggtgaggaggaggagatggccGTGGCAGTAACGTCCCCAGCGTGTCCTCCCGTAGGGGATGAAGAGGAGGTGACGACGGCAGTGACATCCCCAGCGTGTcaccctggggaggaagaggaggaggtgacagCAGCGGTGACATCCCCAGCGTGTcaccctggggaggaagaggaggaggtgacgGCAGCGGTGACATCCCCAGCGTGTCACCccggggaggaagaggaggaggtgacgGCGGCGGTGACATCCCCAGCGTGTCACCccggggaggaagaggaggaggtgacgGCGGCAGTGACATCCCCAGCGTGTCACCccggggaggaagaggaggaggtgacgGCGGCGGTGACGGCGGTGGCGGCCACGTCGGccccgggcgggcggcgcggcgcggACGAGGACGTGGCGGCCGCGGGCTGGCGGGCGCGGCGCAAACACGTGTTCGTGCTCAGCGAGGCCGGGAAGCCGATCTACTCCCGGCACGGCAACGAAGAGGCGCTGGCGGCCACCATGGGTGTCATGATGGCCCTCGTGTCCTTCATCCAGAGCGGCGGCAACGCCATCCGTGCCATCTGCTCCG AGGACCGCACGCTGGTGTTCGAGCAGCGGGGCCCGCTGCTGCTGGTGTCGGTGTCCCGCACGCGGCAGTCGGCGGCGCAGCTGCGGCGGGAGCTGGCGTTCGTGCACGAGCAGATCCTGTCGCTGCTGACCCGCGGGGGCATCGCCCGCGTCTTCGCGCGGCGCCGCGGCTTCGACCTGCGCCGGCTGCTGGCGGGCGCCGAGGCCGTGCTGGACCGGCTGCTgtgcggggcggcggcggacgggcggctgctgctgggggcCGCGCGgtgcctgcccctgcccggGGGGCTGCGCCGCGCCGTGTCCGGGGCCCTgcgccgctccgccgccgccgctcgccccgcgcccgccctgGCCGTGCTGGCGGCCCGGGGCCGCCTGGTGACGGCGGCGCGGCAGCGGGCGCTGGCCGAGGGCGGGCGGCTGTGCGCCAGCGACCTGCACCTGCTGCTCAACCTGctgggcggcggggcgggcgcgggagAGGTGTGGACCCCCGTGTGCTTGCCCCGCTTCAACCCCGACGGCTATTTCTACGCCTACGCGGCGCGGCtgggcgaggaggaggaggaggaggaggagggcggcGTGACGCTGATCCTGCTGTCCACGGAACGCGAAGGCTTCTACGCGGCGGCCGCGTGCCGGCGGCAGCTGGAGGACACGCTGCGGGCGCAGGGCTGGCTGGCCGAGCTGGCCGCGGCCGTGCGCGGGGGAGCGGGGTACGGCCCGTCCCGCCCCGGCGCCCCCGAGCTCCGGCACTTCCTCTACAAGCCCTTGGAGGGGCCGGAGGAGATGCAGCAGCTGCCGCAGTTCACCAG CCCCGAGCTGGAGGAGCCCTACACCAgcgaggaggagcagcaccggCTCTTCGACCTGTACCACTACCTGCACAGCCGCGTGCACAGCCCGCACCGGCCCCTGCGCCTGCTCTACCACGTGGCTGAGAAGGAGACGCTGCTGGCCTGG GTGACCAGCAAGTTCGAGCTGTACAGCTGCTTCAGCCCGCTGGTGACGAAGGCGGGCGCCATCGCGGTGCTGACCAAGCTGCTGCGCTGGCTCAAGAAGGAGGAGGACTGGCTGTTCATCCGCTACCCGGCACCGTTCACCGCTGCACCCACGCGCCCCGAGGGGCCCGAGCCCGAGGGCTGA
- the LOC138100425 gene encoding tyrosine-protein phosphatase non-receptor type 18-like, which yields MAPPPPPGHLSLARGVQPHLYQDAVARRALRPTLLRSVSVPAEPPAPPAMEATYAVVNKPRRGGGAAGRGPSPLDRDHPPFARDPAPSGTCSLPGSPVRRPSPSPAGSPRPTDGAYEVVTPPADPPADPGSGPCLGFNFRIGKPKGPRDPPAEWSRV from the exons atGGCTCCTCCACCGCCCCCCGGCCACCTGAGCCTGGCCCGCGGGGTGCAG CCGCACCTGTACCAGGACGCCGTGGCCCGCCGGGCCTTGCGGCCCACCTTGCTCAG GAGCGTCTCGGTGCCGGCcgagccccccgcgccccccgccatGGAGGCCACCTACGCCGTGGTCAACAAGCCCcgccgggggggcggggccgcgggacGAGGCCCCTCCCCCTTGGACCGAGACCACCCCCCCTTCGCACGAGACCCCGCCCCCTCGGGCACGTGCTCGCTCCCGGGCAGCCCCGtgcgccgcccctcccccagcccggcaG gCTCCCCCAGACCCACTGACGGCGCCTACGAGGTCGTGACGCCCCCCGCAGACCCCCCCGCAGACCCCGGCAGCGGCCCCTGCCTCG GGTTTAACTTCCGCATCGGGAAGCCCAAGGGCCCGCGGGACCCCCCGGCCGAGTGGTCCCGGGTGTGA
- the IMP4 gene encoding U3 small nucleolar ribonucleoprotein protein IMP4, protein MLRRQARERREYLQRRAREQQQQRQRERRESLRRALDENRLLPTELRHEALALQKELEFDFDAPGETGGGQDDEYRWAGLEPPKVMVTTSRDPSARLRLFAKELCLLLPGARRMNRGRAELGALVGACRAAGVTDLLVLHETRGRPDGLTVSHLPHGPTAHFTLSGAVLRQEVGGLGGAPLAAPHLLLLRLDSTLGKRVGTILKHLFPVPRPDSRRVVTFANEDDVILVRNHVYKRRGRTVELEEVGPRFQLRPYLIRLGTLEQGDAADVEWRWHPYTATAPKRRLLSAT, encoded by the exons ATG CTGCGGCGCCAGGCCCGGGAGCGCCGGGAGTACCTGCAGCGCCGGGcgcgggagcagcagcagcagcggcagcgggaGCGCAGGGAGAGCCTGCGGCGGGCGCTGGACG AGAACCGGCTGCTGCCCACCGAGCTGCGGCACGAGGCGCTGGCACTGCAGAAGGAGCTCGAGTTCGACTTCGATGCCCCGGGGG AGACGGGAGGTGGCCAGGATGACGAGTACCGGTGGGCGGGGCTGGAGCCCCCCAAGGTGATGGTGACAACCTCGCGGGACCCCAGCGCCCGCCTGCGCCTCTTCGCCAAG gagctgtgcctgctgctgccgGGGGCGCGGAGGATGAaccggggccgggccgagctGGGCGCCCTGGTCGGGGCCTGCCGGGCCGCGGGGGTCACCGACCTGCTGGTGCTGCACGAGACCCGCGGGCGGCCCG ACGGGCTGACCGTGTCCCACCTGCCCCACGGCCCCACGGCCCATTTCACCCTGAGCGGGGCCGTGCTGCGCCAGGAGgtcggggggctcgggggggcccCGCTGGCCGCCccccatctgctgctgctgcgcctGGACTCCACTCTGGGAAAAAGA GTTGGGACCATCCTGAAGCACCTGTTCCCCGTCCCCCGTCCCGACAGCCGCCGCGTGGTGACGTTCGCCAACGAGGACGACGTCATTTTAGTGCG GAACCACGTGTACAAGCGCCGGGGCCGGACGgtggagctggaggaggtgggacCCCGCTTCCAGCTGCGGC cctaCCTGATCCGCCTGGGGACCCTGGAGCAGGGGGACGCGGCCGACGTGGAGTGGCGCTGGCACCCGTACACGGCCACGGCCCCCAAGCGCCGCCTGCTCAGCGCCACCTGa
- the CCDC115 gene encoding coiled-coil domain-containing protein 115, producing MAAWSASPRLAAGPHAGPAHRSLIGREAPGPAVIGRGGAGPEGAARAAMAGSLSLSLDAAALEVMEALELLQQRREQLEEHLRQGWLSLAQARYSLGCHRVSSLQYGATMVPRVRVCHRQDPEGRPRFEEVPGTGGDPEDPDPQQRGGDGLRQRRGPPDKGGAPDKGGAPTRPPPDPLGWFGVLVPPSLRQAQGSFQRGVTLAVEVAELQATVEAAATRVPATPAAETSPSRGQRGQREPPENRWGHRG from the exons atggcggcctGGTCGGCGTCACCCCGCCTCGCCGCCGGCCCTCACGCAGGCCCCGCCCACCGGTCTCTGATTGGCCGAGAGGCGCCGGGGCCGGCTGTGATTGGACGAGGCGGGGCCGGGCCTGAgggcgcggcgcgggcggcgaTGGCCG ggtCGCTGTCGCTGTCCCTGGACGCGGCCGCGCTGGAGGTGATGGAggcgctggagctgctgcagcagcggcgggagcagctggaggagcacCTGCGGCAG GGCTGGCTGTCCCTGGCTCAGGCCCGTTACTCCCTGGGCTGTCACCGCGTCTCGTCCCTGCAGTACGGGGCCACCATGGTGCCCCGAGTCCGTGTGTGCCACAg GCAGGACCCCGAGGGACGCCCCCGCTTTGAGGAGGTGCCTGGAACAGGGGGGGACCCCGAGGACCCCGACCCCCAGCAGCGGGGGGGTGACG GGCTGCGGCAGCGCCGGGGACCCCCGGACAAAGGGGGGGCTCCGGACAAAGGGGGAGCCCCCACCCggccccccccggaccccctgggctggtttggggtccTGGTGCCCCCCAGTCTGCGTCAGGCGCAGGGCAGCTTCCAGAGGG GGGTGACGCTGGCCGTGGAGGTGGCCGAGCTCCAGGCCACCGTGGAAGCCGCGGCCACGCGGGTACCGGCAACTCCTGCGGCAGAAACGTCACCGagccggggacagcggggacagcgagAGCCCCCCGAGAACCGCTGGGGACACCGAGGGTGA